From Hippea alviniae EP5-r, the proteins below share one genomic window:
- the tyrS gene encoding tyrosine--tRNA ligase: protein MDLEKEVQRQFEIIKRGTVEIIDEEELKEKLRDSIKNNKPLKVKAGFDPTAPDLHLGHTVLIQKLKHFQDLGHEVYFLIGDFTGMIGDPTGKSETRKALSKEEVERNAQTYKEQIFKILDKDKTKVVYNSEWCSKLTAVDLIKLASTMTVARMLERDDFSKRFESNKPISIHEFLYPLLQGYDSVAMEADVELGGTDQKFNLLVGRHLQKLNGQRPQTVIMMPILEGLDGVQKMSKSLGNYVGITEEPNEMYGKIMSISDELMWRYYELLSDRSIDEINQMKRDVEEGKLHPKKAKEMLAFEITKRFHSEEKAKEAEEHFRKMFEKKDIPDDIEIIEKDIDEDIWICHLLKEIGFTKSSSEARRMIKSKAVSIDGNKIEDENLKLNKGEYIIKVGKRKIGKVVLK from the coding sequence ATGGATTTAGAAAAAGAGGTTCAAAGGCAGTTCGAAATAATAAAAAGAGGGACAGTCGAGATAATAGACGAAGAAGAGCTGAAAGAGAAACTAAGGGATAGTATAAAAAACAACAAACCTTTAAAGGTAAAAGCAGGTTTTGACCCAACGGCACCAGATTTGCATCTTGGCCATACCGTCTTAATTCAAAAATTGAAGCACTTTCAGGACTTAGGACATGAAGTCTATTTTCTGATTGGTGATTTTACCGGAATGATAGGAGATCCAACAGGAAAAAGCGAAACAAGAAAAGCCCTAAGTAAAGAAGAAGTCGAAAGAAACGCTCAGACATACAAAGAGCAGATATTCAAGATTTTAGATAAAGATAAGACTAAAGTGGTTTACAACTCAGAGTGGTGTTCAAAATTAACAGCTGTTGATTTAATAAAACTTGCAAGCACAATGACTGTTGCAAGAATGCTTGAAAGAGACGACTTTTCAAAACGGTTCGAGAGCAACAAACCTATATCGATTCATGAGTTTTTGTATCCGCTTTTGCAAGGATACGATTCCGTTGCGATGGAAGCGGATGTTGAGCTTGGTGGAACAGACCAGAAGTTCAATCTGCTTGTTGGAAGGCATCTTCAAAAGTTAAACGGTCAAAGGCCACAGACGGTTATAATGATGCCGATTTTAGAAGGTTTAGATGGTGTTCAGAAAATGAGCAAATCACTCGGCAACTATGTCGGAATAACCGAAGAGCCAAACGAGATGTACGGCAAAATTATGTCGATTTCCGATGAGTTGATGTGGCGATATTACGAGCTTTTAAGCGACAGAAGTATTGATGAGATAAATCAGATGAAAAGAGATGTTGAAGAAGGCAAGCTCCATCCCAAAAAAGCAAAAGAGATGCTGGCATTTGAGATAACAAAAAGATTCCATAGCGAAGAGAAGGCAAAGGAAGCAGAAGAGCACTTCAGGAAGATGTTTGAGAAGAAAGATATACCAGACGACATTGAGATAATTGAAAAGGATATTGATGAAGATATATGGATATGCCATCTGCTTAAGGAGATAGGCTTTACAAAAAGCTCATCCGAAGCAAGGAGAATGATAAAATCAAAGGCAGTATCAATCGACGGCAACAAAATAGAAGACGAGAATTTGAAACTAAACAAAGGTGAATATATTATAAAAGTTGGAAAAAGAAAAATAGGTAAGGTGGTTTTGAAGTAA
- a CDS encoding homoserine dehydrogenase, which yields METVNVGLLGVGTVGSGVVKILTENSEIIKKRLGFELNLKRVYAKKIKDDVKPLLEGKIANSYEELLNDDIDIVVELIGGTTFAKEFILEAIEKGKSIATANKALLAEFGYEIFSKAFDKKVDIGYEAAVAGGIPIIKSIKESLAANNIHSIKAIVNGTCNYILTEMFNKELPFDKVLKDAQEKGFAEADPTFDIDGIDSAHKMAILSSISFGDNVVAKEVYTEGIRNISLLDIKFADEFGYRIKLLGITRLIDDKIDVRVHPTLIKKDDTLAKTDGEFNAIKVRCDMDDETIYIGKGAGSLPTASAVVGDIMDIARNIKNKTNLRVPLMSFPFNFVRKREILNIDDLQMSYYLRFTVKDQAGVLSKISGVLGDYNISIKSVVQINKGDEWVPLIMFTHKAREADIKHALSIIEKLDIVKEKALLIRVDNDE from the coding sequence ATGGAAACGGTAAATGTGGGTTTGCTTGGCGTTGGAACTGTTGGAAGTGGCGTTGTTAAAATATTAACTGAAAATAGTGAGATAATTAAAAAAAGGCTCGGCTTTGAGCTGAACCTTAAAAGAGTATATGCAAAAAAGATTAAGGATGATGTAAAACCTTTGCTCGAAGGTAAGATAGCAAACAGTTACGAAGAGCTGCTAAATGATGATATAGATATTGTCGTTGAGCTCATTGGTGGAACGACATTTGCAAAAGAGTTTATATTAGAAGCCATAGAGAAGGGCAAAAGTATAGCAACTGCAAACAAGGCGCTGCTTGCCGAGTTTGGATATGAGATATTCTCAAAAGCCTTCGATAAGAAAGTGGATATAGGTTATGAAGCTGCGGTAGCTGGCGGCATACCAATAATCAAATCCATTAAAGAATCCTTAGCCGCAAATAACATACACTCAATAAAAGCTATAGTCAACGGCACTTGCAACTATATCTTAACAGAGATGTTTAACAAGGAGCTGCCTTTTGATAAGGTTTTAAAGGATGCACAGGAGAAAGGTTTTGCTGAAGCAGACCCAACATTCGACATTGACGGTATAGATTCAGCCCACAAGATGGCGATTTTAAGTTCCATTTCATTTGGAGATAATGTTGTCGCAAAGGAAGTCTATACAGAAGGCATAAGAAATATAAGTCTGCTTGATATAAAGTTTGCCGATGAGTTTGGTTATAGGATTAAGCTGTTGGGAATAACGCGATTAATAGACGATAAGATAGATGTAAGGGTGCATCCGACACTAATTAAAAAGGACGACACACTTGCAAAAACCGATGGCGAATTTAACGCAATAAAGGTTAGATGCGACATGGATGATGAGACAATTTATATAGGCAAAGGTGCAGGGAGCCTGCCAACAGCATCTGCCGTTGTTGGCGACATTATGGACATAGCAAGAAACATAAAGAATAAAACAAACCTAAGGGTTCCTTTGATGTCATTTCCGTTCAATTTCGTAAGAAAAAGAGAGATTCTAAATATAGACGACTTACAAATGAGTTATTACCTAAGATTTACCGTTAAAGACCAGGCTGGCGTTTTATCAAAGATATCGGGTGTCTTAGGCGATTACAACATAAGTATAAAAAGTGTTGTTCAGATAAATAAGGGTGATGAGTGGGTGCCTTTGATAATGTTTACCCACAAGGCAAGGGAAGCAGACATAAAACACGCCCTGTCAATTATAGAAAAGCTTGATATAGTAAAAGAGAAAGCCTTACTTATAAGGGTGGATAACGATGAATAA
- the aroF gene encoding 3-deoxy-7-phosphoheptulonate synthase, with translation MIIVMKSTAKEEDIQRLKEKIESLELKAHISKGSTKTVIGVIGDIDSKTENLDLIAVLSLDKAVESVHRVSKPYKLASREHRDSDTIIDVNGVKIGGNRFTVIAGPCSVENREQVMTTALGIKKCSAHMLRGGAFKPRTSPYSFQGLGEEGLKILKEASEETGMPVVTEVMNPRDLDVVLKYADVLQIGARNIQNFALLKEVGKTDKPVLLKRGMATTIQEFLMSAEYIMSEGNADVILCERGIRTFETATRNTLDISAVPVLKKETHLPVIIDPSHAAGKRDYVPALSRAAIAAGADGLLIEVHYNPQIAVSDAAQQLTIEEFCNLMKELKAIGEVVDKIIEE, from the coding sequence ATGATAATTGTAATGAAATCAACAGCAAAAGAAGAAGACATTCAAAGACTAAAGGAGAAGATTGAAAGCTTAGAGCTTAAAGCCCACATATCAAAGGGTAGCACAAAAACGGTTATAGGTGTAATAGGCGACATAGACTCAAAAACAGAGAATTTGGATTTGATTGCCGTATTATCCCTTGACAAAGCTGTTGAAAGCGTCCATAGGGTATCTAAACCTTACAAGTTAGCATCACGAGAACATAGAGACTCAGACACAATCATTGATGTAAACGGTGTCAAAATAGGTGGAAATAGATTCACCGTAATTGCTGGTCCATGCTCGGTTGAGAACAGAGAACAGGTTATGACAACAGCTCTGGGCATAAAAAAATGTTCAGCCCACATGTTAAGAGGTGGTGCATTCAAACCAAGAACATCACCTTACAGCTTCCAGGGATTGGGTGAAGAAGGGCTAAAGATTTTAAAAGAAGCATCAGAAGAGACAGGAATGCCCGTTGTAACAGAAGTTATGAACCCAAGAGATTTAGATGTTGTGCTTAAATATGCAGATGTGTTGCAGATTGGTGCAAGAAACATTCAAAACTTCGCACTGCTCAAAGAAGTTGGAAAAACCGACAAACCAGTTTTACTTAAAAGGGGTATGGCAACGACGATTCAGGAGTTCTTGATGAGTGCAGAATATATAATGAGCGAAGGCAATGCAGATGTTATCCTATGTGAAAGGGGTATAAGAACATTCGAAACGGCAACAAGAAACACACTTGACATATCTGCCGTTCCAGTTTTGAAAAAAGAGACGCATTTACCTGTAATCATAGATCCGTCTCATGCTGCAGGTAAAAGGGACTATGTTCCGGCATTGTCAAGGGCAGCAATAGCAGCAGGTGCAGATGGATTACTGATAGAAGTTCATTACAATCCACAGATAGCAGTGTCCGATGCCGCTCAGCAGTTGACAATAGAAGAGTTTTGCAATTTAATGAAAGAGTTGAAAGCTATAGGAGAAGTCGTTGATAAAATCATAGAAGAATAA
- the recJ gene encoding single-stranded-DNA-specific exonuclease RecJ, whose product MAREIQLNSITGEKKKLIIKDECFKNPLIRVGRLNIYEITRKILSHRGITTEHQIREFLYPSLSQLYNPFLLKDMDIAVDRIIMAIRRKEKIFVVGDYDTDGVTSTSLLLKFFKEIGVNASFYIPTRDEGYGLSLEAIKKAVQTKAGLIITVDNGITSIDEVEFAKNVGIDVIITDHHEPQESLPNAFAVVNPKRRDSKFPFKELSGVGVAFNLIMALRNRLRKMGFFDSMEEPNLKKYLDLVALGTLADIVPLLDENRVCVKVGLFNKKHSTVGLELLKKVSGIEGNLTSKHVGFVIAPKINAAGRLSDASIVVDMFMKEDEKEAELIARKLEQINAERRKLQMQIVSEVQKLAENTDDLVIVAADRHWHKGVIGIVANAISYKYKKPAIIVSKGEEISIGSGRSAGDIDLFSLIKETEVFLERFGGHRMAVGITIKNKYLDKFKERINEIAKERYRDYVPTASYDIECEVSFDVFNRQFLEELSLLEPFGHSNEEPLFFSRNAIVKDVGLILDKYPKYLLDDGTASLWMVSFDKLNLSVGHVYDVAFYAYIKNGYMSYTLKDAFLVK is encoded by the coding sequence ATGGCACGGGAAATTCAACTGAACAGCATAACAGGTGAAAAGAAAAAGCTCATAATCAAAGATGAGTGCTTCAAAAACCCTTTAATAAGGGTTGGAAGGCTTAACATATACGAGATAACAAGAAAAATCCTATCACACAGGGGAATAACAACAGAGCATCAGATAAGAGAGTTTCTCTATCCTTCCCTTTCCCAGTTATACAATCCGTTTCTTCTTAAGGATATGGACATAGCCGTCGATAGAATTATTATGGCGATAAGAAGAAAAGAGAAGATTTTTGTTGTAGGTGATTACGACACCGACGGTGTCACATCAACAAGCCTTCTGCTCAAATTCTTTAAAGAAATAGGTGTAAATGCAAGCTTTTACATACCAACAAGGGATGAAGGATATGGGTTAAGCCTTGAAGCAATTAAAAAGGCCGTCCAAACAAAAGCCGGGTTAATAATCACCGTTGACAACGGTATCACAAGCATAGACGAAGTTGAGTTTGCAAAGAATGTTGGCATAGATGTGATAATTACAGACCATCACGAGCCGCAGGAGAGTCTGCCGAATGCATTTGCCGTAGTAAATCCAAAAAGGAGAGACTCAAAGTTTCCATTTAAAGAGCTCTCAGGTGTTGGTGTTGCATTCAATCTTATCATGGCATTAAGAAACAGGCTTAGAAAGATGGGTTTTTTTGACTCTATGGAAGAGCCAAACTTGAAGAAGTATTTAGACCTTGTTGCTCTTGGAACACTTGCAGACATCGTCCCACTTTTAGATGAGAACAGGGTTTGTGTAAAGGTTGGTTTATTTAACAAGAAACACTCAACTGTTGGGCTTGAGCTTCTAAAGAAGGTTTCGGGCATAGAAGGAAACTTAACATCAAAACATGTAGGCTTTGTTATAGCGCCAAAGATAAACGCAGCGGGCAGACTATCCGATGCTTCAATAGTTGTTGATATGTTCATGAAGGAAGATGAGAAGGAAGCAGAGCTAATAGCAAGAAAGCTTGAACAGATAAATGCCGAAAGAAGAAAACTTCAGATGCAGATAGTATCGGAAGTTCAAAAATTAGCCGAAAATACAGATGATTTGGTTATTGTCGCAGCAGATAGACATTGGCACAAAGGCGTCATAGGAATAGTGGCAAATGCCATATCATACAAATACAAAAAACCTGCAATTATTGTAAGCAAAGGCGAAGAGATAAGCATAGGCAGTGGCAGAAGTGCCGGAGATATAGACCTATTTTCTCTCATAAAAGAGACCGAAGTTTTTCTTGAGAGATTTGGCGGTCATAGAATGGCTGTTGGTATAACGATAAAGAATAAGTATTTAGATAAATTTAAGGAGAGAATTAACGAGATAGCAAAAGAGAGATATAGGGATTATGTGCCAACGGCAAGTTATGATATTGAGTGCGAAGTTTCGTTTGATGTGTTTAACAGGCAGTTTTTGGAAGAGTTGAGCCTGCTTGAACCGTTTGGTCATTCAAACGAAGAGCCATTGTTCTTCTCAAGAAACGCCATTGTAAAGGATGTTGGCTTAATTCTTGACAAATATCCAAAATACCTTCTTGATGATGGAACGGCGAGTTTATGGATGGTAAGTTTTGATAAACTGAACCTGAGCGTTGGGCATGTGTATGATGTGGCGTTTTATGCATACATAAAGAATGGATATATGTCCTATACGCTTAAGGATGCCTTTTTAGTTAAATAG
- the argH gene encoding argininosuccinate lyase: MNKKLWGGRFSSATDNVMEKFSESISYDKRLYEYDIAGSIVHAQMLAKQGIITDEEADKIIEGLRKIKHMIDEGEFEFRIEDEDIHMNIERKLIELVGKVGGKLHTARSRNDQIALDIRLFLRDASIEIIDRLNKLLKNIVELAKKYVDVVMPGFTHLQHAQPVLFSHYLLAYYEKFKRDKERFKDTIKRIDVLPLGSGALAGTSFPIDRKFVAEQLKFSKISRNSMDAVSDRDFAIEFLNDIAICAMHASRFAEEMVIFSSQEFDFVDLPDEFCTGSSIMPQKKNPDAMELVRGKTARTYGNLIQLLTLMKGLPLTYNRDMQEDKESLFDSIDTIFGILDVLNGFIPKIKPKEEVLEKALEKGFITATDLADYLTRKGIPFREAHKITGEIVAYAEQNNKKLNELSIEELKKFSELIESDIINVLHYKKAVNSRTSYGGTAKENVLKVIEEIEKELSTREDGNTIECPRCGYPVKAYKNPIPTVDIIIEVDGKIVLIRRKNEPYGWAIPGGYIDYGESAESAAVREAKEETSLDVKLKGLLGVYSDPDRDPRGHTITTVFVAEAEGKPKADDDALEIGLFDKNSLPEPIVFDHKKILQDYFSKYGTGNSTEQHNR, encoded by the coding sequence ATGAATAAAAAACTGTGGGGTGGAAGGTTCTCGTCTGCCACAGACAATGTAATGGAGAAGTTTTCAGAATCGATAAGTTATGACAAAAGATTATATGAATACGACATAGCAGGCTCGATTGTTCACGCTCAGATGCTTGCAAAACAGGGCATCATAACCGACGAAGAAGCAGATAAAATCATAGAAGGCTTACGAAAAATAAAGCACATGATTGATGAAGGTGAGTTTGAGTTTCGCATAGAAGATGAAGATATACACATGAACATAGAGAGAAAACTGATAGAACTTGTTGGCAAAGTCGGTGGTAAACTTCACACAGCAAGAAGCAGAAACGACCAGATAGCTTTAGACATAAGGCTATTTTTAAGGGATGCATCAATTGAGATAATAGACAGACTAAATAAACTCTTGAAAAACATCGTTGAGCTTGCAAAAAAGTATGTCGATGTTGTAATGCCGGGCTTTACCCATCTTCAGCATGCCCAACCCGTTCTATTTTCCCATTATCTTTTAGCCTATTATGAAAAATTCAAAAGGGATAAAGAGAGATTCAAAGATACGATAAAAAGAATTGATGTTTTGCCTTTGGGCAGCGGAGCCTTAGCAGGCACAAGCTTCCCGATAGATAGAAAATTCGTTGCAGAACAGCTTAAGTTTTCAAAGATATCAAGAAACTCAATGGATGCAGTCTCGGATAGGGATTTTGCTATTGAGTTTTTAAACGATATAGCAATCTGTGCTATGCATGCATCAAGATTTGCCGAAGAGATGGTTATATTCTCATCTCAAGAGTTTGATTTTGTTGATTTGCCCGATGAGTTCTGTACAGGCTCAAGCATAATGCCACAGAAAAAAAATCCCGATGCAATGGAACTTGTGCGTGGAAAAACGGCAAGAACATACGGCAATCTCATCCAGCTTTTAACATTAATGAAAGGTTTACCTTTAACATACAACAGAGACATGCAGGAAGATAAGGAATCACTATTTGACTCAATCGATACAATTTTTGGCATTTTGGATGTTTTAAATGGATTTATACCAAAGATAAAGCCAAAAGAAGAAGTGTTAGAAAAAGCTTTAGAAAAGGGTTTTATAACGGCAACGGATTTGGCAGATTATCTGACGAGAAAAGGTATTCCTTTCAGAGAAGCACACAAGATAACAGGTGAAATTGTAGCTTATGCTGAACAAAACAACAAAAAATTGAACGAACTAAGCATAGAAGAGTTAAAGAAGTTCTCAGAACTCATAGAAAGCGACATAATCAATGTTCTGCATTACAAGAAAGCTGTAAATTCAAGAACAAGCTATGGTGGAACGGCAAAAGAGAATGTGCTTAAGGTGATTGAAGAGATAGAAAAAGAGCTGTCAACAAGAGAAGATGGCAATACGATTGAATGCCCAAGATGTGGTTATCCTGTAAAGGCTTATAAAAACCCTATCCCAACGGTTGATATAATTATTGAAGTTGATGGCAAGATTGTTTTAATAAGAAGAAAAAACGAGCCTTATGGATGGGCAATACCGGGCGGATATATAGATTATGGAGAGTCAGCCGAAAGTGCAGCAGTAAGGGAAGCAAAGGAAGAGACATCGCTTGATGTTAAGCTTAAGGGTCTGCTTGGCGTCTATTCCGACCCAGACAGAGACCCAAGAGGGCACACAATAACCACCGTATTTGTTGCAGAAGCCGAAGGTAAACCCAAAGCGGATGATGATGCTTTAGAAATAGGTCTATTTGATAAAAATAGTTTACCTGAACCGATAGTTTTTGACCATAAAAAGATTCTGCAGGACTATTTCTCAAAATATGGCACGGGAAATTCAACTGAACAGCATAACAGGTGA
- a CDS encoding vitamin B12-dependent ribonucleotide reductase translates to MRLSENALVVLKSRYLQKDPDGNIIETPDQLIERVAKAIAKADKNYNADDKQVEKTTDEFIEIMSELKFLPNTPTLVNAGRPLGQLSACFVLPIDDSMESIFDAVKATALIHKSGGGTGFSFSRLRPKNDIVSSTMGVSSGPVSFMKVFDCATEAIKQGGVRRGANMGILRVDHPDILDFIHCKEKEGEFSNFNISVAITDKFLKALENDEEYELINPRNSEVVGRLKASFVWDEIAKGAHKNGEPGIIFIDRINEKHPLSKEVGEIESTNPCGEQPLLPYESCNLGSINLGKFVKDGQINWEDLKRTVKIAVHFLDNVIDVNKYPLDKIEENTKKNRKIGLGVMGFADLLIDLGIPYDSEEAIKTAEEVMKFIQDTSKEASSELAKIRGNFPNYKYSIYAKENIPMRNATTTTIAPTGSISMIADASSGIEPIFALAYYKQVLDGKRLPYVYERLFDALKEKSIYSDSLAEKIIDNRGSLKGIDEIPEDIKRLFVTAMDISYKAHIDIQAAFQKYTDNAVSKTINMANSVTVEDVKEAYDYAYKKGLKGITVYRDGSREEQVLVVPKKEEKTQTKSFSRPIVLNGFTEKVKTSRGTLYVTVNTINGEPIEVFANIGKSGGDISALSEAIGRLISIALQNGVNVKSIINTLISITGAQPIWDKGRLIKSVPDAIAQVLRDHFLRNGSRKEEPKKIVGEECPECGSPLEIVEGCAVCRNCGYSRCG, encoded by the coding sequence GTGAGATTATCTGAGAATGCGTTAGTTGTTTTAAAGAGCAGATACCTACAGAAAGACCCAGACGGAAACATCATTGAAACCCCCGACCAACTCATCGAAAGAGTCGCAAAAGCTATAGCCAAAGCAGACAAAAATTACAATGCAGACGATAAGCAGGTTGAAAAAACGACAGATGAGTTTATCGAGATAATGTCAGAGCTTAAGTTCTTACCCAACACACCAACGCTCGTCAATGCAGGACGCCCTTTAGGGCAACTCTCTGCCTGCTTCGTTCTCCCGATAGACGACAGCATGGAGAGTATCTTTGATGCCGTAAAGGCAACAGCTTTGATTCATAAGTCTGGTGGTGGAACGGGTTTCTCTTTTTCAAGACTCAGACCAAAAAACGACATAGTCAGTTCAACAATGGGTGTCTCAAGTGGTCCTGTCTCGTTTATGAAAGTGTTTGACTGCGCCACAGAAGCAATTAAACAGGGCGGCGTCAGGCGTGGCGCAAACATGGGTATCTTGCGTGTTGACCATCCAGACATTTTAGACTTCATTCATTGTAAAGAGAAAGAAGGAGAGTTTAGCAACTTCAATATATCTGTTGCCATAACGGATAAATTTTTAAAGGCTTTAGAAAACGACGAAGAATACGAGCTCATAAATCCAAGAAACAGTGAAGTGGTTGGCAGGCTCAAAGCCAGCTTTGTCTGGGATGAGATAGCCAAAGGAGCCCACAAAAACGGAGAACCGGGTATCATCTTCATAGACAGAATAAACGAAAAACACCCGCTAAGCAAAGAGGTGGGAGAAATAGAATCCACAAACCCCTGCGGCGAGCAGCCGCTTCTGCCTTATGAGTCTTGCAACCTTGGTTCGATAAATCTCGGTAAGTTCGTAAAAGACGGACAAATAAACTGGGAAGATTTAAAAAGAACGGTCAAAATAGCCGTTCATTTCCTTGACAATGTTATAGATGTAAATAAATATCCGCTTGACAAGATAGAAGAGAACACAAAGAAGAACAGAAAAATCGGCCTTGGTGTTATGGGTTTTGCCGATTTGTTGATAGATCTGGGCATACCTTATGATTCAGAAGAAGCTATCAAAACAGCAGAAGAAGTAATGAAATTTATTCAAGATACATCCAAAGAAGCATCAAGCGAGCTTGCAAAGATAAGAGGCAACTTTCCAAATTACAAATACAGCATCTATGCAAAAGAGAATATCCCAATGAGAAATGCAACAACCACGACCATTGCACCAACAGGCTCAATCTCCATGATTGCAGACGCATCAAGTGGCATAGAGCCTATTTTTGCTTTAGCCTATTACAAACAGGTTTTAGACGGCAAAAGACTGCCCTATGTCTATGAGAGGCTCTTTGACGCATTGAAAGAGAAGAGCATCTATTCGGATAGCTTAGCCGAGAAAATCATAGACAACAGGGGAAGCCTAAAAGGAATAGACGAAATACCAGAAGACATAAAAAGGCTCTTCGTCACGGCGATGGACATATCATACAAAGCACACATAGACATTCAAGCAGCATTTCAGAAATACACGGATAACGCCGTCTCAAAAACGATAAACATGGCAAACTCCGTAACGGTTGAAGATGTAAAGGAAGCATACGATTATGCTTACAAGAAGGGACTAAAAGGCATAACCGTCTATAGAGACGGCTCAAGGGAAGAGCAGGTGTTGGTTGTGCCAAAGAAAGAAGAGAAAACACAAACAAAATCATTCTCAAGGCCAATTGTTTTGAATGGGTTTACAGAGAAGGTAAAAACATCAAGAGGAACGCTCTATGTAACAGTAAATACGATAAATGGAGAGCCTATCGAAGTATTTGCAAACATAGGTAAATCCGGTGGTGATATATCTGCTCTTTCTGAAGCCATAGGCAGGCTTATCTCAATTGCACTTCAAAACGGTGTCAATGTGAAAAGCATAATAAATACGCTCATAAGCATAACAGGAGCTCAACCTATCTGGGATAAAGGCAGACTGATTAAGTCTGTCCCCGATGCCATAGCTCAGGTTTTGAGAGACCACTTCCTAAGAAACGGCTCAAGAAAGGAAGAGCCTAAAAAGATAGTGGGTGAGGAGTGCCCAGAGTGTGGCTCACCGCTTGAGATAGTTGAGGGTTGTGCAGTCTGCAGAAATTGTGGATATTCAAGGTGCGGATAA
- a CDS encoding type III pantothenate kinase, with translation MLIAVDIGNTNIVIGVFLKDRFLNFRLSTNLKLTQDEYCINFYNLFNLYGINERAYGAIVSSVVPQITPRVINAIETVFNIKPLEVGPGIKTGMPIRYKNPSEVGADRIVNAVGAYEEFKDALIVIDSGTAITFDVISKKGEYIGGAIVPGIHISADALAEKTAKLPRVPLGKPESVIGKTTINSIQSGLFYGYLSLIEGMIRRIKNEMETDCTVVITGGDSALFYRHLNEIDHFRPYLTLFGLKVIYEKNA, from the coding sequence ATGCTTATAGCAGTTGATATAGGCAATACGAACATAGTTATTGGTGTCTTTTTAAAGGATAGGTTTTTAAATTTTAGACTCAGCACAAACTTAAAGCTAACCCAAGATGAGTACTGCATAAACTTTTACAATCTATTCAACCTATATGGCATAAACGAAAGAGCTTATGGTGCAATTGTATCAAGTGTCGTTCCACAGATAACACCACGAGTTATAAATGCCATAGAGACGGTATTTAATATAAAACCTTTGGAAGTTGGGCCCGGTATTAAAACAGGCATGCCGATAAGGTATAAAAACCCATCGGAAGTCGGAGCAGATAGAATCGTCAATGCTGTTGGAGCATACGAAGAGTTCAAAGATGCATTAATTGTTATAGATTCAGGGACGGCAATAACCTTTGATGTAATAAGCAAAAAAGGTGAATATATTGGTGGTGCAATAGTGCCAGGTATCCACATATCGGCTGATGCTTTAGCAGAAAAGACTGCAAAGTTGCCGCGGGTGCCTTTGGGAAAGCCAGAAAGTGTTATAGGGAAAACAACAATAAACTCTATACAGTCTGGTTTATTTTACGGATACCTTTCTTTAATAGAAGGCATGATAAGAAGAATAAAAAACGAAATGGAGACAGATTGCACGGTTGTTATAACAGGTGGAGATAGTGCCTTATTTTACAGACACCTAAATGAGATAGACCACTTCAGGCCTTATTTGACACTTTTTGGATTAAAGGTAATATACGAGAAAAATGCTTAG